The Chiroxiphia lanceolata isolate bChiLan1 chromosome 12, bChiLan1.pri, whole genome shotgun sequence genome window below encodes:
- the PCLAF gene encoding PCNA-associated factor → MVRTKADQRGGAFRKVLGARAPRKALGPANLSAGPPPPARKGDRRPVGLNPVCVRPIPAWQRSIGEFLQLPPKENRAPDGAVPGSSGLGARPLPPDPAEDGESSEEE, encoded by the exons ATGGTGCGGACCAAGGCGGACCAGCGCGGCGGCGCCTTTCGCAAGG TGTTGGGCGCCCGCGCTCCCCGGAAGGCGCTGGGCCCCGCCAACCTCAGCGCGGGACCGCCGCCGCCGGCCAGGAAGG GTGACCGGCGCCCCGTGGGGCTGAACCCGGTGTGTGTGCGGCCGATCCCCGCCTGGCAGAGGAGCATCGGCGAGTTCCTGCAGCTCCCGCCCAAGGAGAACCGGGCGCCCGACGGAGCCGTGCCCGGGAGCAGCGGCCTGGG AGCTCGGCCCCTGCCACCGGATCCTGCCGAAGATGGAGAGTCCTCTGAGGAAGAGTAG